Genomic DNA from Streptomyces sp. PCS3-D2:
ATGCCCGCGAGGGCGGTCAGCACGTGGACTCCCGCGGCCGCGGCCACTGCGGCAGGGCGGCAGGCCGCCGGGTGCGGGACCGGGGCGCTGCCCGCGGTGCGCTGCTCGGCGGCGAACATCTCCGGAAGCCGGTACCCGAAGGCCTCCGCCGCGTCCAGGAGCCCTCTGAGCAGGCCCGCTGCCTCCTTCTCGAAGCCCGCAGCGGCCAGGCCGGACACGGCGACGGCGCTCTCGTACGCCCGCACGGCGCCCGAGCGGTGGCCGAACGGGTTGAATCCCGGCTCCTTGAGGGCCATGCTCCGCAGCCCCCATCCGCAGTCCATGGCCGGGGCTCCGAACAGCCGGGCGAGCTGCTCGGTGCGGATCCGGTCGAGAAGCCCGGGGGCGAGCCGCCCGCCGCCGAGGAGCCCGGTGTCGAGCAGGTGGGCGGCAGCGCCGGTCAGCCGCGGCAGCGGCCGCCCGTCGGGATGCAGGGCCGAAGCCGGCCGGCCGCCGTCCGGGCCATCGATCCAGAACCGCTCCCGGAACCGCTCCCGCAGTGCCGCTGCCCGCTCCCGCCACTCCTCAGCGCCGGGGCGCCCGCATCCGGCGAGGAGTTCGGCGCCGAGCACGGCGGCCCGGTGGGCGTGGGCCTGGGTCTCGCAGCGTCGGGGACCGGGGTCGGGATCGGCTAGGAAGCCGTCATCCCCGAGGGCTCCGCGCAGCCAGTCCAGGCACCGTTCGGCAGCGGGGAGCAGCCGGACGAGGTCCTCCTCCGGCATACCCCAGAGCCGGGCTTCGGCGAGCACCGAAGGGAAGGCGAGGGTCGCCTCGGTGCCGGTGCAGGCGGGCGGCAACTGCGGGCCGGCCCCCCGCAGGGGACCCGGAATCCTCCCGGCGTCGGCCCCGTGCCCCCCGGTCTGCGTCCGGGCGAGCACGCGCAGGGTGGCGGTGGCAAGGCCGGTCCCCAACGGCAGCGCCATGCGGGCGGCCCAGAGCGACTCCGCCGGCGCCAGGCCCAGCCGCCAGGGCACCCCGGCCGCGGCGAAGGCGTCGCCCGGTTCCGCGGGGTCCCGCGAAAGCAGCGCGCCCA
This window encodes:
- a CDS encoding glycogen debranching N-terminal domain-containing protein, with translation MSHPAPARPPGVPAARRPELPPVHGAVICVAAPCLVISPEHGQLTGRGVDGIYRSGRRLLSRCMLRVGGRDPVAVQGRSLGADRAAFTATVRTGADPGPDPDIGVERVRHADGTERITLRSFAARPVRLPVEVHLGTDLAELAAVAAGRAGPELPAGVHAAGLRWSTGEAQAVTAADPAPDDAVASAGLLRWQLELGPGESRTIELRTTHDQVVRAPVGRVANPLADARAEGDDPRVGAWFRSSVQDLGALLSRDPAEPGDAFAAAGVPWRLGLAPAESLWAARMALPLGTGLATATLRVLARTQTGGHGADAGRIPGPLRGAGPQLPPACTGTEATLAFPSVLAEARLWGMPEEDLVRLLPAAERCLDWLRGALGDDGFLADPDPGPRRCETQAHAHRAAVLGAELLAGCGRPGAEEWRERAAALRERFRERFWIDGPDGGRPASALHPDGRPLPRLTGAAAHLLDTGLLGGGRLAPGLLDRIRTEQLARLFGAPAMDCGWGLRSMALKEPGFNPFGHRSGAVRAYESAVAVSGLAAAGFEKEAAGLLRGLLDAAEAFGYRLPEMFAAEQRTAGSAPVPHPAACRPAAVAAAAGVHVLTALAGIRPDAPAGTVTLAPLPGAPLGAIRLAGLRVAGEPFAVRVGRLGLGMVEEAADALQLGG